In Aedes albopictus strain Foshan chromosome 3, AalbF5, whole genome shotgun sequence, the following are encoded in one genomic region:
- the LOC115268044 gene encoding toll-like receptor 6 encodes MSLITQKSELVAFPALLLVLLLSVHVNYSLQYDSAEARYYPSSPVESNLRYDAPDDCKYRVTPDDEVDLVCNLRTVNSEFDNTNFSVIPSEHTASLTVICNDAIMARSKLQPKSFAHLIRLKSLSLEHCKIAKFGNDVLAGLSDLRNFTLRTHNINWPELNLEIEPEVFMHAKNLEQLDFSMNNIWSLPDHLFCSLNGLRSLNISSNRLQDVNDLGFREKVKDENAGHNNTTISCNLDLEDLDVSKNHFVLLPASGFGMLKRLKLLKIHDNEISMVGDKALNGLKELQILDLSSNKIVALPTDLFKDPAQSIQEIYLQNNSISVLAPHIFSKLEQLQALDLSMNQLTSAWINRETFSGLIRLVLLNLANNKITKLESEMFTDLYTLQILNLRHNQLEIIAADTFSPMNNLHTLLLSHNKIKYLDAYSLNGLYVLSLLSLDNNILTGVHPEAFRNCSSLQDLNINGNELTQVPLALKDMHMLRTVDLGENSITVIEEPGFRGMDNLYGLRLISNNIENITRKAFKDLPNLQILNLARNKIQNIEPGAFEPAFSVQAIRLDGNLLTDIDGLFTKMPNLIWLNISDNRLEHFDYSQIPIHLQWLDLHKNELTELGNRFGMDNQLYLQTLDASFNRLTKVTPSSIPNSIEFLFMNDNQIMHVEPHCFIHKTNLTRVDLYANQLTGLDIKALRLQPVPDDKQLPEFYIGGNPFVCDCNIDWLQKINHVTSRQYPTINDIETVYCKLMYNRERSFIPLIEAEPKHFLCNYQTHCFALCHCCEFDACDCEMTCPNKCQCYHDNSWSTNVVDCSAAGYTDIPNNIPMDTTEVYLDGNNLVELSGHSFIGRKNLKVLYANHSNIEIIYNTTFIGLRRMMILHLEHNNIQKLYGNEFSALESLRELYLQGNKISYIEDHTFSELRKLEVLRLDGNRISGFEVWQLASNPYLVEISLANNMWTCDCSFLNKLRIYLQSNTEKIIDANEISCVYNNLTSILKEKNGTKCTFRGEGMSSIVHTQEIEDMLPLLLVATCAFVGFFGLIFGMFCYRKELKIWAHSSCFGSLCYKSGTFVNEYDKDRLYDAYIINSLQDEHFVNQILASTLENDIGFRLCLHYRDFNINTYIADTIVEAVESSKRAILVLSKNFLYNEWTRFEFKGAIHEVLKRRRKLIIILYGDLPQRDLDADMRLYLRTNTCIEWDDKKFWQKLRIALPHVKKSNCLNKRSAINIYATANEYNTATTGRGGGGGGGVGLAAAAALGRGGTLPAPGHGRLESHSYATIGGNCPRNCDNYDTVSNCKYNTTQHERRLNDFSRKVTAERQHEYAVPSNCLLDTTHETYNTSCERIAGETFECTSSSKYSTSSRGSSECSHSIASNHHGGPPPIPNGGPPNILSTTFMGNNSSASNNLNSNTSSSYNNSSRKPINVGVGGGVASSSSSNSKGDKSSTIGHEQKNNFNDRRLPQAMWA; translated from the coding sequence ATGAGTCTTATTACGCAAAAAAGCGAGTTGGTGGCGTTCCCGGCCTTGCTGCTGGTTCTGCTGCTCTCGGTCCACGTTAACTACAGTCTGCAGTATGATTCGGCCGAGGCTCGCTACTACCCGTCTAGTCCGGTGGAATCGAATCTGCGGTACGACGCCCCGGACGACTGCAAGTACCGCGTTACGCCCGATGATGAAGTGGATCTGGTGTGTAATTTAAGAACTGTGAACAGTGAGTTCGATAATACAAACTTTAGTGTGATACCATCGGAGCATACGGCTTCTCTAACGGTGATTTGTAACGATGCCATTATGGCACGAAGCAAACTGCAACCCAAATCGTTCGCTCATCTAATAAGGTTGAAGAGTTTATCGTTGGAGCACTGCAAGATAGCAAAGTTTGGGAACGACGTGCTGGCTGGGTTGAGTGATTTGAGGAATTTCACTTTGCGGACTCACAACATAAACTGGCCGGAGCTGAATCTGGAGATCGAACCGGAGGTGTTTATGCATGCGAAGAACCTGGAGCAGCTGGATTTCAGCATGAACAATATCTGGTCGCTTCCGGATCATTTGTTTTGCTCGTTGAATGGGCTGAGGTCATTGAACATAAGTTCGAACCGACTGCAGGATGTGAATGATTTGGGATTCCGGGAGAAGGTTAAGGATGAAAATGCCGGTCATAACAATACAACGATTAGTTGCAACTTGGATCTGGAAGATTTAGATGTTTCGAAGAATCATTTCGTGCTGCTGCCGGCAAGTGGCTTTGGAATGCTGAAGCGATTGAAGCTACTCAAGATCCACGACAACGAGATTTCGATGGTTGGCGATAAGGCATTGAATGGATTGAAAGAGTTGCAGATTTTGGATTTGAGCTCCAACAAAATCGTTGCTCTACCTACCGACCTATTCAAGGATCCTGCTCAATCGATTCAGGAGATTTATCTGCAGAACAACTCCATCAGTGTTCTTGCTCCGCATATTTTCTCCAAGTTAGAACAACTACAAGCCCTAGACCTGTCGATGAATCAGCTGACTTCAGCTTGGATCAACCGAGAAACATTCTCCGGACTCATTCGCCTCGTTTTATTAAACCTCGCAAACAACAAAATTACCAAACTGGAGTCGGAGATGTTCACAGATTTGTACACCTTGCAAATCTTGAATCTCCGTCACAATCAGCTGGAAATAATCGCTGCTGACACCTTCTCTCCCATGAACAACCTGCATACACTACTGCTGTCTCACAACAAAATCAAATATCTGGACGCCTACTCCTTAAATGGCCTATACGTGTTGTCCCTACTGTCCCTAGACAACAACATCCTAACAGGAGTCCATCCGGAAGCATTCCGGAACTGCAGTTCCCTTCAGGACCTCAACATCAACGGAAACGAGCTGACTCAAGTCCCACTCGCTCTCAAAGACATGCACATGCTGAGAACTGTCGACCTCGGCGAAAACTCCATAACCGTCATCGAAGAGCCCGGCTTCCGAGGAATGGACAACCTCTACGGTCTCCGTCTTATCAGCAACAACATAGAAAACATCACTCGCAAAGCATTCAAAGACCTCCCGAACCTGCAAATCCTCAACCTCGCCCGcaacaaaattcaaaacatagAACCGGGTGCCTTCGAACCGGCCTTCAGCGTGCAAGCCATCCGGCTAGACGGCAATCTACTCACCGACATCGACGGTCTGTTCACCAAAATGCCCAACCTGATCTGGCTGAACATCTCCGACAATCGGCTCGAGCACTTTGATTACTCGCAAATACCCATCCACCTGCAGTGGCTCGATTTGCATAAAAACGAACTGACCGAGCTGGGCAACCGCTTCGGGATGGATAATCAGCTGTACCTGCAGACCCTGGACGCCAGCTTCAATCGGCTTACGAAAGTAACCCCTTCCTCAATCCCGAACAGCATCGAGTTTTTGTTCATGAACGATAATCAGATTATGCACGTGGAGCCGCACTGCTTCATCCACAAAACGAACCTGACACGGGTGGACCTGTACGCCAATCAGCTGACCGGGCTGGACATCAAGGCTCTGCGGTTGCAACCGGTGCCGGACGATAAGCAGCTTCCGGAGTTTTACATCGGCGGGAATCCGTTCGTGTGCGATTGCAACATTGATTGGCTGCAGAAGATTAACCACGTGACTTCGCGCCAATATCCGACGATTAACGACATCGAAACGGTGTACTGCAAGCTGATGTACAATCGGGAGCGGTCTTTTATTCCGCTGATTGAAGCCGAACCGAAGCACTTCTTGTGCAACTACCAGACGCACTGTTTCGCGCTGTGTCATTGTTGTGAGTTTGACGCGTGTGATTGTGAGATGACTTGCCCGAACAAGTGCCAGTGTTATCACGATAATAGTTGGTCGACCAATGTGGTGGACTGCTCGGCCGCGGGTTACACGGACATTCCGAACAATATTCCGATGGACACTACGGAGGTGTATTTGGATGGGAACAATTTGGTGGAACTTTCCGGGCACAGTTTTATCGGGCGGAAGAATCTGAAAGTGCTTTACGCGAATCATTCCAATATCGAGATCATTTACAATACGACGTTTATCGGACTGAGGCGGATGATGATTCTGCATTTGGAGCATAACAATATCCAGAAGTTGTACGGTAATGAGTTCAGTGCGTTGGAAAGCTTGCGGGAGCTGTACCTGCAGGGGAACAAGATTTCCTACATTGAAGATCATACGTTTTCGGAACTGAGAAAGTTGGAAGTGTTGCGTTTGGATGGGAATCGGATTTCGGGTTTTGAAGTGTGGCAACTGGCGTCGAATCCCTATTTGGTGGAAATTTCTCTGGCGAACAATATGTGGACTTGTGATTGTAGTTTCCTgaacaaactgagaatttacttgcaATCGAACACGGAGAAGATAATCGATGCCAATGAGATAAGTTGTGTTTACAATAATTTGACGAGTATTCTGAAAGAGAAGAATGGCACCAAGTGTACGTTCCGGGGGGAAGGCATGAGTTCGATAGTGCACACGCAGGAGATTGAAGACATGCTGCCGTTGTTGCTGGTGGCGACTTGTGCTTTCGTCGGGTTCTTCGGTTTGATCTTCGGAATGTTTTGCTACCGGAAAGAACTAAAGATCTGGGCTCACAGCAGCTGTTTCGGATCATTGTGCTACAAATCCGGAACGTTTGTCAACGAGTACGACAAGGATCGTCTGTATGATGCGTACATCATCAATTCCCTTCAAGACGAGCACTTTGTCAATCAGATCCTGGCTTCGACCTTAGAAAACGACATCGGATTCCGATTGTGCTTGCACTACCGAGATTTCAACATCAACACCTACATCGCCGATACCATCGTGGAAGCGGTTGAAAGTTCAAAGCGTGCCATTCTAGTCCTATCGAAGAACTTCCTGTACAACGAATGGACCCGGTTCGAGTTCAAAGGTGCCATCCACGAAGTGCTCAAGCGGCGCCGAAAGCTGATCATCATCCTGTACGGAGACCTTCCGCAGCGGGACCTGGACGCCGATATGAGGCTGTACCTTCGAACGAACACCTGCATCGAGTGGGACGATAAGAAGTTCTGGCAGAAGCTCCGGATTGCGTTGCCGCACGTGAAGAAGAGCAACTGCCTAAACAAACGGTCGGCGATCAATATCTACGCGACGGCCAACGAGTACAACACCGCCACTACTGGGCGGGGAGGAGGCGGAGGAGGAGGAGTAGGATTGGCAGCTGCAGCTGCCTTGGGACGTGGCGGTACGCTTCCGGCTCCGGGCCATGGGCGGCTCGAGAGCCACAGCTACGCCACCATCGGAGGCAACTGCCCGAGAAACTGTGATAATTATGATACGGTTAGTAATTGTAAATATAATACTACGCAACACGAGAGGCGGCTGAATGACTTCAGCCGGAAGGTGACAGCGGAGCGGCAGCACGAGTATGCGGTTCCTTCCAACTGTCTGCTGGACACGACGCACGAGACGTACAACACCAGCTGCGAGCGGATCGCGGGCGAAACGTTCGAGTGCACCTCCAGCAGTAAGTACTCGACGTCGTCGCGGGGTTCCAGCGAGTGTTCACACTCGATCGCCTCCAACCACCACGGAGGGCCTCCGCCGATCCCGAACGGGGGGCCTCCGAACATCCTGTCCACGACCTTCATGGGCAACAATTCCAGTGCTTCAAACAACTTGAACAGTAATACCAGTAGTAGTTATAACAATAGCAGTAGGAAGCCGATTAACGTCGGCGTAGGAGGAGGCGTGGCCAGCAGTAGTAGTAGCAACAGCAAGGGTGATAAGTCCAGCACGATTGGACACGAACAGAAGAACAATTTCAATGATAGAAGACTGCCACAGGCCATGTGGGCATAA